The genomic DNA AGAAACCGCATTCTGGAAGGCGCTGATCGCCACTTTCTGGGCGGTGATATCGGTGGCGAACTTCACCACCTTCGCAACCTTGTCGTCGGAGTCGAAGATCGGGTTGTAGCTCGCCTGAATCCACACCTCGCGCCCGCCCTTGGCAATCCGCTTGAACTGCGCCGCCTTGAAGGTGCCCGATGCGAGATCCTGCCAAAAGGCCTCATAAGCCGCGGTTTCCACCTCTTCGGGGTCCACGAACATGCTGTGGTGCTGTCCCACGATCTCTTCGGCGGTGTATCCCAGCGTCTTCAGGAAGTTGTCGTTCGCCTCCACCACCGTGCCATCGGGTTTAAACTCGATCACCGCCTGGCTTCGGCCCAGCGCGGCAAGTTGGCCCTGCGAATCTATCGCCCTCAGCCGCGTTTCGGTGATGTCGGCGGCAACCTTCACCACCTTCACCACCTGCCCTCGATTGTCGATGATCGGGTTGTAGGTGGCCTCAAGCCACATCTCGCGCCCGCCCTTCGCAAAGCGGCGAAACTTGCCAACCTTGGCCTCGCCCTTTGCCAGATCATCCCAGAACGTCTGGTATTCCGCCGTTTCGCGCATGTCTTCGCGCAGAAACATCCGGTGATGCTGGCCAACGATCTCGTCCAGCTCATAGCCCACCGCATCAAGGAAGTTCTGGTTGGCCGAGGCGATCGTGCCATCAGGCTCAAACTCGATCACCGCCTGGCTCTTGTCCAAGGCCACCAGCTTGCGTTGCGAGTCGATGGCCGCAAATTCCCGCTCCGAAACATCGGTGGCAAATTTCACAACCTTTTCAACCTCGCCCGCCGCATTGCGCACCGGCACATAGGCCGCCTCGATCCAGATATTTCGGTCACCCTTGGCAATGCGCGGGAAGACGGCAGTAAAGCTCTCGCCCCGGGCGAGGCGCTGCCAGAAAGCCTTGTAATCCTCGCTCGCCGCATAGCCGCGCTGCACGAACATGCGGTGATGCTGCCCCACAATCTCGCCGTGGCCATACCCGACGGCGGCGCAAAAATTTTCGTTCGCATCAAGGATCGTGCCGTCAGGAGAAAACCAGATCACCGCATAGGTGGCTTGAACCGCCTCGCCAAGAAGTACCATCGGGTCGCGCTCAACCTCCCGGCTGCGACCGAATCCTGCAAAGCCCATTTCGCGTCTCCATACTCACTTTGGCCGAAGGTGTCGCAGAACTGTGTTAAGGAAGTTTTGCCAGCGTCGGAGATTTGCGGCCTGCCCGATGCGCTGCCTCCCATCGAGCGCTGCCCGCCACCCGCCGCAGCGCGCCCAAAGCCCAACCTTGTGGCCGATTTGACCGTCTGGTAAAATTCACCCCGTTGCCAACACCCCCGCCCCATGCCACGCTTTGCGCCGAGGAGGCCCCGCCCGTGACCACCAAGACCGAAGCCAAAGCCGACACGGCCCACCTGCCCCAGCTCACCCTCGCCCGCAATCCGGGGCTGGAGCTGGATATGGACTGGGTCATGCGGGCGCAGGCCAACACCTCCGCCATCGAGCGCCGCGCGGTTACGCTTCCGGGCCGCCGCTCGGTCAAAAAGGCGTTTCAAGCCGCATGGCTCTGCAAGGCGATCACCCTGATCGACCTCACCACCCTGGCCGGGGATGACACCGTGGGCCGCGTCCGCCGCCTCTGCGCCAAGGCCCGCCAGCCGGTGCGCGCCGACCTGCTCAAGGCGCTCGGCATGGCACCCTCAAGTAGCGAAGCGGTAGGGCATGGAAAGGTGGGCATCACAACAGGCGCCGTCTGCGTTTATCACGACATGGTCCCAACCGCCGTCGAGGCCCTGCGCGGCAGCAACATCCCCGTCGCCGCCGTCTCCACCGGCTTCCCCGCCGGGCTCTCCCCCTTCCATCTCCGCCTCGCCGAGATCGAGGAGAGCGTGAAGGCCGGGGCCGAAGAGATCGACATCGTCATCTCCCGCCGCCACGTGCTCACCGGCAACTGGCAGGCGCTCTACGACGAGATGCGCGCCTTCCGCGCCGCCTGCGGCCCGGCCCACGTCAAGGCAATCCTCGCCACCGGCGAGCTGGGCACGCTGCAAAACGTCGCCCGCGCCTCGCTGGTCTGCATGATGGCCGGGGCCGACTTCATCAAAACCTCAACGGGTAAAGAAAACATCAACGCCACCCTGCCCGTCAGCCTCGTGATGATCCGCGCCATCCGCGACTATTTCGAAGCCACCGGCCACCGCGTCGGCTACAAGCCCGCAGGCGGCATCTCCAAGGCGAAAGACGCGCTGCTCTATCTGGCGCTGCTCAAGGACGAACTCGGCCCCCGCTGGGTCCAGCCCGACCTCTTCCGCTTCGGCGCCTCCTCCCTGCTGGGCGACATCGAGCGCCAACTCGAACACCACCTCACCGGCGCCTACTCGGCGTCCTACCGGCACGCGATGGGATGAGCCTCCCCCATCCTCCCCGGACAAACGCTGTGGACCCGAACCCGTAATGGACGACGCCCCTGCACCATCGCCTCTGACCCACGATCAGGCCATCGTGGCGCGGGAGTTTGACCACATGACCAAATGGGCCGAACGGGAATGGCCCTTGCATTGGAGGCTTGAAAACGAGTTGCGAGACCTCGCCATTTCGCTCGACATGTTCCTGACTTTCCACGCAACCAAACTGGCCGAAACGGGTAATCTGGCAGCTTATGATATCCACCCGACCTTCCTCCGCTTTGCCCTGCTCCGGGGTGTCCTGCAATCGGCCACCCACACGTCCTCCACACTGCGCGAGGCAGCCGGAATGAGCGTCCCGACGGAGACCAACGAGGATCTCTGCCGACAGCTCCGAGGATGCACCCAACGCCCAAAGGGAACCCCCTGACACGCCCGCGCGGCGCCGCAACGGAAAGACTCACGATATGAACGTCCCCGAAATCTTCGAAACCCTCGCCTACGGCCCCGCCCCCGAGTCCGCCTCGGAGGCCTCTGCATGGCTGGAAAAGCACAACCGCAAGTTCGGCCACTTCATCGACGGGGCCTTCACCAAGCCCGCCAAAGGCTTCCCAACGAAGAACCCCGCCACCGGCGACAAGCTGGCAACGATTACCCAAGGCACCGCCAAGGACGTTGAGAAGGCCGTCAAAGCCGCCCGCAAGGCCCAGCCCAAATGGGCCGCCCTCACCGGCCATGAGCGCGCCAAGTATCTCTACGCCCTCGCCCGCCTGCTGCAAAAGCACTCCCGCCTCTTCGCCGTGCTCGAAACGCTCGACAACGGCAAACCCATCCGCGAGTCCCGCGACATCGACGTGCCGCTCGCCCAGCGTCACTTCTACTACCACGCCGGCATGGCCCAACTGGCCCCGACCGAGCTGCCAGACCGCGCCCCCCTCGGCGTCGCTGGCCAGATCATCCCGTGGAACTTCCCGCTCCTGATGCTCGCCTGGAAGGTCGCGCCCGCGTTAGCGATGGGCAACACCGTGGTGCTGAAACCCGCCGAATACACCTCCCTCACCGCCCTCCTCTTCGCCGAAATCACGCAAGAGGCGGGCCTGCCGCCAGGCGTGCTCAACGTGGTCACTGGCGACGGCGCCACCGGCGAGGCCCTCGTGGCCGCGCCCGTCGACAAACTCGCCTTCACCGGCTCCACCGCCGTCGGCCGCCGCATCCGCGAGGCCACTGCAGGCCAGGGCATCCCCCTCACCCTCGAGCTGGGCGGCAAGAGCCCCTACATCGTCTTCGAAGACGCCGACATCGACTCCGCCGTCGAAGGCCTTGTCGATGCGATCTGGTTCAACCAGGGCCAGGTCTGCTGCGCTGGCTCGCGCCTTCTGGTGCAGGAGGGCATCGCCGACGCCTTCCACGCCAAGCTCAAGGCCCGGATGGACGGCCTGCGCATCGGAGACCCGCTCGACAAGTGCATCGACGTGGGCGCGGTCGTCGACCCGACCCAGCTGAAAACCATCACCGAGATGGTCGCCGCCAACACCGAGGGCGAAACCTACGTGGCGAGCACCGACCTCCCGGAAGGCTGCTTCTACCCGCCCACCCTCATCACCGGCCTCGCCCCCTCGGCGACGCTGATGCAGGAAGAGATCTTCGGCCCCGTCCTCGTCTCCTGCACCTTCCGCACCCCCGACGAGGCGATCCAACTCGCCAACAACACCCGCTACGGCCTCGCCGCAACCCTCTGGTCCGAAAACATAAACCTCGCCCTCCACGTCGCCCCCCAACTGGCGGCAGGCGTGGTCTGGATCAACGGCACCAACATGTTCGACGCCGCCGCAGGCTTCGGCGGGGTCCGCGAATCCGGCTTCGGTCGCGAGGGCGGATGGGAGGGCCTGCTGGCCTACTCCAAACCCGCCAAAGCCCCGAAAAAAGCCACCACGCCCACCGCCTCCACCGGCAACGGCGCCCCCGCCGACCCGCTCGACCGCACAGCGAAAATGTACATCGGCGGCAAGCAGGCCCGGCCAGACTCCGGCTATTCCACCGCCATCCACGGCCCCAAGGGCGATCTGCTCGGCCATGTCGGCACAGGCTCCCGCAAAGACATCCGCAACGCCGTCGAAGCCGCCGCCAAAGCCACCGGCTGGGCCAAATCCTCCGCCCACCTGCGCGCCCAAATCCTCTTCTACCTGGCCGAGAACCTCTCCGCCCGCAGCGCGGAATTCGCCAACCGGATCAAGGCCCTCACCGGCAAACCCGGCACCTCCGAGGTCGAGGCCGCAATCTCCCGCCTCTTCGCCTACGCCGCCTGGGCCGACAAGCTGGACGGCGCCGCCAAGCCCGTCCCCCTGCGCGGCACCGCGCTCGCCCTCAACGAGCCCTGCGGCGTGATCGGCGCGCTCTGCTCTCCCGCCCAGCCCCTCCTCGGTCTCGTCTCCGCCATCGGCCCCGCCATCGCGATGGGCAACCGCATCATCGCCTGCCCGTCTGAGCCCTTCCCGCTCATCGCCACCGATTTCTACCAACTGCTCGACACCTCCGATGTGCCCGGCGGTGTGGTCAACATCGTTACCGGCCCACACGCCGACCTCGCCAAAACCCTCGCCGAGCACATGGAAGTCGACAGCGTCTGGAACTTCTCCTCCCCAAGCCTCACCGCCGGGATCGAAAAGGCCAGCGCGGGCAACCTCAAACGCACCCTCTCGCTCTTCCCCGACTGGACAGACCCGGCCACCGAGGGGCGCGAAATGCTGGCAGCCGCCACCGAGATCAAAACCGTTTGGATCCCCTACGGCGTCTGACACCTCCCCCGCAAAAGTCATCCTCGGGCCCCGCCCCAACGTCATCCTCGGGCCCCGACCCGAGGATCTCCCCCCACACCAGCACCTCAAACATGCCGTGCGCCCCAAATCCGCAGCGTGCGGCCCGTTAACTTCTCGCCGTCTTGCAAAAACGCATAGGTATGGGATGTGCATGGGTTGT from Oceanicola sp. D3 includes the following:
- a CDS encoding PAS domain S-box protein; protein product: MGFAGFGRSREVERDPMVLLGEAVQATYAVIWFSPDGTILDANENFCAAVGYGHGEIVGQHHRMFVQRGYAASEDYKAFWQRLARGESFTAVFPRIAKGDRNIWIEAAYVPVRNAAGEVEKVVKFATDVSEREFAAIDSQRKLVALDKSQAVIEFEPDGTIASANQNFLDAVGYELDEIVGQHHRMFLREDMRETAEYQTFWDDLAKGEAKVGKFRRFAKGGREMWLEATYNPIIDNRGQVVKVVKVAADITETRLRAIDSQGQLAALGRSQAVIEFKPDGTVVEANDNFLKTLGYTAEEIVGQHHSMFVDPEEVETAAYEAFWQDLASGTFKAAQFKRIAKGGREVWIQASYNPIFDSDDKVAKVVKFATDITAQKVAISAFQNAVSRLASHDLGISINVDVPEEFGRLKEEFNLSLAALSDVISGISGRADAILTETGQISAAARDLSMRTEKQAAALEETAAALDEMTSSVRGAAGNADDAAQTARSAEESTASGLEMSRKAVEAMKEIAASSEQVSNITSVIDEIAFQTNLLALNAGVEAARAGESGRGFAVVASEVRQLALRSSDSSREIAELVASTFERIQAGVKLVDDSGTALEQIAGYVQDIRAKVASLATSAKEQSVGLDEINSAVNELDQGTQQNAAMFEETSAATQALEREAETLSGSTRQFRFGQGGPVPEETRLHAAEA
- the deoC gene encoding deoxyribose-phosphate aldolase; the encoded protein is MTTKTEAKADTAHLPQLTLARNPGLELDMDWVMRAQANTSAIERRAVTLPGRRSVKKAFQAAWLCKAITLIDLTTLAGDDTVGRVRRLCAKARQPVRADLLKALGMAPSSSEAVGHGKVGITTGAVCVYHDMVPTAVEALRGSNIPVAAVSTGFPAGLSPFHLRLAEIEESVKAGAEEIDIVISRRHVLTGNWQALYDEMRAFRAACGPAHVKAILATGELGTLQNVARASLVCMMAGADFIKTSTGKENINATLPVSLVMIRAIRDYFEATGHRVGYKPAGGISKAKDALLYLALLKDELGPRWVQPDLFRFGASSLLGDIERQLEHHLTGAYSASYRHAMG
- a CDS encoding aldehyde dehydrogenase family protein, encoding MNVPEIFETLAYGPAPESASEASAWLEKHNRKFGHFIDGAFTKPAKGFPTKNPATGDKLATITQGTAKDVEKAVKAARKAQPKWAALTGHERAKYLYALARLLQKHSRLFAVLETLDNGKPIRESRDIDVPLAQRHFYYHAGMAQLAPTELPDRAPLGVAGQIIPWNFPLLMLAWKVAPALAMGNTVVLKPAEYTSLTALLFAEITQEAGLPPGVLNVVTGDGATGEALVAAPVDKLAFTGSTAVGRRIREATAGQGIPLTLELGGKSPYIVFEDADIDSAVEGLVDAIWFNQGQVCCAGSRLLVQEGIADAFHAKLKARMDGLRIGDPLDKCIDVGAVVDPTQLKTITEMVAANTEGETYVASTDLPEGCFYPPTLITGLAPSATLMQEEIFGPVLVSCTFRTPDEAIQLANNTRYGLAATLWSENINLALHVAPQLAAGVVWINGTNMFDAAAGFGGVRESGFGREGGWEGLLAYSKPAKAPKKATTPTASTGNGAPADPLDRTAKMYIGGKQARPDSGYSTAIHGPKGDLLGHVGTGSRKDIRNAVEAAAKATGWAKSSAHLRAQILFYLAENLSARSAEFANRIKALTGKPGTSEVEAAISRLFAYAAWADKLDGAAKPVPLRGTALALNEPCGVIGALCSPAQPLLGLVSAIGPAIAMGNRIIACPSEPFPLIATDFYQLLDTSDVPGGVVNIVTGPHADLAKTLAEHMEVDSVWNFSSPSLTAGIEKASAGNLKRTLSLFPDWTDPATEGREMLAAATEIKTVWIPYGV